The Hymenobacter sp. DG01 sequence GAATTCGCCTCCCACATACAGGGTTGAGCCGCTTAGCACCAGGGCATTTACAAAGCCGTTTACTCCGTTCGCATTGGCGGGCCCCAAGCTAGTCCAGGTGCTACCAGTCCAATGAGCTACATAATTGGTTGCTTGGTTACCAGCTCTGGTAAACTTACCGCCTACGTAGAGGCTACTGCCCTCTACTACTAAGGCTCTTACCTCTTCATTTACTCCGTTCTGGGCACCTACTCCCAACTGATGCCAAGCCGTACCATCCCACCTTGCAATGTTATTGGCCGGGATGCCACCCGCGGAGGAAAACCTCCCTCCTATGTACACATCAGTGCCACTGACCGCTACCGCATATACCTCACTGTACAACTCATGCCAAACGCCCTCCTGTGTACCCGGAGCGTCACTACCTACTACGCCCCATCCTGGTGAGCTACTGCGGCGTAGCACGGGTTGCCCGCCATTGCCGTAGCTGAGCTTGTAGCCACTCGCATCAAATGACCCCGTAACTCCCTGACGAAGCGTTCCATCTGCATTAAGTACTTCACCAACCGACGAAACCTGTGCCCACCCTTGCCCCCATACACCTGATATTAAGAACAATAGTATTAGTGCTGCCCGAATAGAGGAAGGAATCCGACAGCATGTAGAAAGCAAAGGCATTAGGAAATAAATATGCAGGTAATAGAACAGTGTTTTTCAGCACGGAAACATAGCGCCGAAAATAGTATATAATGCTTCACGTATAACTTATCTAAGCCGCCCAGCTTAGTTGATAGAGGTTGTCTATGCGCTTGACATATGCGCAGAACAACAAAGGCCCGCTTCCTTCCGGAAACGGGCCTTTGTTGTTCTGAGAGCAAGTATTACTACCGGCCGGCAGCCAGCGCTTCAGCACCACCCACGATTTCGAGAATCTCGGTGGTAATGGCAGCTTGGCGGGTCCGGTTGTACGTCAGCTTGAGTTGCTTCAGCAGCTCGCCGGCGTTATCCGTAGCCTTGTCCATAGCTGTCATACGGGCGCCGTGCTCCGAGGCATTGCTTTCCAGCACAGCCTTGTAGAGCTGCACTTTCAATGACTGCGGAATCAGGGTACGCACAATTTCCTCTTTCGAAGGTTCAAAGATGTAGTCCACGTTCGAGGCGGCCGAGGCACCTACTGGCTGCTCGGCGGGCACCAGCGGCAGCAGCTGCTCGGTGCGCACAATCTGGGTGGCTACGTTCTTGAACTCGTTGTACACCATCACCACCTCGTCGTACTGGCCGGCCCGGAAGCCGTCCATAGCCTGCTCGGCTGCTTCCCGCACCGTATCGAACGAGAGCTTGCCGAATACGTGCTGGTAGTTACCCAGCAGCGGCAGGCGCTTACCGAAGTACTCGTGCGCCTTGCGGCCAATGGCCAGCACCGTAACGTTACCGGCAGCGGCCTGGGTAGCGTAGCGGTCCTGCAGTACAGCATTCACCCCCTTGAAGATGTTGCTGTTGAAGGCCCCAGCCAACCCCCGGTCGGAGGTGATGGCAATGATCAGCACGCGGCGCACATCGCGCACCACGCCGTACTCACTAACAACGTCCTCGCCAGCCAAGGCCGTCAGGTTACCCAGAATGCTGTTGAGCCGCTGAGCATAAGGGCGCATGCGCAGGATATTGTCCTGGGCTCGACGCAGCTTAGCCGCCGCCACCATTTTCATGGCTTTGGTGATTTGCTGCGTGCTTTGCACCGACGTAATGCGGCTCCGAACTTCTTTTAAGCTAGCCATAGTGTATGGGTTGCCAGTTACCAGTTGTCAGTTGCCGGTTACCCTTCGTGAAAACGAACTGGTAACTGGCAACTGACAACCAATGACTGATTACTTAGTAGCGTAAGCGGCCGACAGATCCTTGGCCACCTGGCGGATAGCGCCGGTGGTTTCGTCGTCGAGCTTACCAGCCTTCAGGCCTTTCAGCACCTCGGGGTGACGGGTGTTCATCACTTGGGTGAACTCCTTCTCGAACTCCCGTACCCGGTTCACGGGCACGAGGTCAAGCAGACCGTTGGTAGCGGCGTAGATGATGGCTACCTGGTCTTCTACCTTCTGGGGCGAGAACTGGGGCTGCTTCAGGATTTCGAGGTTACGACGGCCACGCTCAATCGTGAGCTTGGTCGAGGCATCGAGGTCGGAGCCAAACTTGGCGAAGGCTTCCAGCTCGCGGAACTGCGCCTGGTCGAGCTTCAGGGTACCAGCTACCTTCTTCATCGACTTGATCTGAGCGTTACCACCTACGCGCGATACCGAGATACCTACGTTAATGGCCGGACGCACACCCGAGTTGAAGAGGTTGGTTTCCAGGAAGATCTGACCATCGGTAATCGAAATTACGTTGGTCGGGATATAGGCCGAAACGTCACCCGCCTGGGTTTCGATGATGGGCAGAGCCGTCAGCGAACCACCACCTTTCACCAGCGGCTTGATGCTCTCGGGCAGGTCGTTCATGTCCTGAGCAATGGCGTCGGAAGCGTTGATCTTCGCGGCGCGCTCCAGCAGGCGGCTGTGCAGGTAGAATACGTCACCGGGGTAAGCCTCACGTCCAGGAGGACGACGCAGCAGCAGCGACACCTCGCGGTAAGCTACTGCCTGCTTCGACAAGTCATCGTACACAACCAGAGCCGGACGGCCCGTGTCGCGGAAGAACTCGCCGATGGCAGCACCCGTGAAGGGAGCAAAGAACTGCATGGGAGCGGGGTCCGAAGCCGAAGCCGATACCACTACTGTGTAGTCCATAGCACCACCTTTGGTCAGTGCGTTTACTACCTGGGCTACGGTCGAAGCTTTCTGACCTACGGCTACGTAGATGCAGAAAACCGGCTCGCCGCGCTCATAGAATTCGCGCTGGTTCAGGATGGCGTCAAGCGCTACCGTGGACTTACCGGTCTGACGGTCACCAATGATCAGTTCGCGCTGGCCCCGGCCAATCGGAATCATGGCGTCAATAGCCTTGATACCCGTTTGCATGGGCTCGTTAACCGGCTGACGGTAGATTACACCGGGAGCCTTGCGCTCCAGGGGCATATCGTAGGTAGCACCCTGAATGGGGCCACGACCGTCGATGGGCTGGCCGAGCGTGTTTACCACGCGGCCAATGATGCCGTCACCAACCTGAATAGAAGCAATTTTATTGGTACGACGTACCGTGGCGCCTTCCCGGATTTCAGAGTAGTCGCCGAGCATTACGGCACCTACGTTGTCTTCTTCCAGGTTCAGCACGAGGGCCTGCAGGCCATTTTCAAATTCGAGCAATTCCCCCGACTGGGCTTTGCCCAGGCCGTAGATGCGGGCTACACCGTCGCCAACCTGCAGAACCGTACCAACCTCTTCGAGTTCGGCTTCGGTTTTGAAGTTGGACAGCTGCTCCCGCAGAATGGCGGATACTTCATCCGGACGTACTTCTGCCATGGTGGGTTATAGTTGGGATTGGTAGGGGTTCTTCGAGAATTCGGTGCGCAGCTTGCGCAACCGGTAGCTAACCGAGTCGTCGATGAGCCGGTCGCCGATACGCAGCACAAAGCCACCAATCAACGAAGGATCTATCTTTTCGGTGAGGGTCACCTGCTGCTGGCCCGTTTGCTGGCGAACCAGCTGGACTACTTGCAGGCGGGTAGGAGCATCCAGCGGAGTAGCCGTAGTTACTTCCGCCAGCTGAACACCGCGCAGCTGGTTGTACTGGCGCTGAAACTCGCTGCCAATAAACTCCAGAGCGCTTTCGCGGTTTTTCTGCGTGATGATGGTAAAGAACTTGCTGGTCAGCTCCGATACTTTGCCCGTGAACACGGCGTTCAGGATGGCAAGCTTTTTATCGTGCTTCACAATGGGGTTGCGCAACAACAGGCGCAGGTCACGATTCTCGTCCAGCACTTTCGTGAACAAGTCCATGTCCTGCTTTACCTGCTCCAGCGTCCCGCGTTCCTCAGCCAAGTCCAGCAACGACTTCGCGTAGCGGGAGGCAACTCGTAGTTCAGACATTGTTTCTTGAGCTGTTAGCTGCTGGCTATTAGCTGATAGCTTTTCACCTTCCGAAACAGAAGGCTAACAGCCAGCAGCTAATAGCTAACTGCTTAGTTGAGCTTTACTTCTTGCAGATACGAGTCCACGAGTTGCTGCTGGGCGGGCTGGTCGGCCAGTTCGCGGCGCAGGATGCGCTCAGCAATGTCGATAGAGAGCTTAGCGGCGGTGTTTTTCACCTCCGCCAGAGCCGCGTTTTTCTCGTTCTGAATGGCTTCGCGAGCTTGCAGAATCATGCGGCTGCCTTCTTCGGTAGCCTTGTTCTTGGCTTGCTCAATCAGCTGGTTGGAAACGTCGGTGGCTTCCTTCAGAATCCGGTCGCGCTCCATGCGGGCTTCCGCCAGTAGCTTTTCGTTGCCGGCTTTCAGCTGTTGCATTTCCAGCTTGGCTTGATCAGCCATGCGCAGGGCACCTTCGATGGAGCTTTCCCGCTCTTTCAGGGAGCTCAGGATGGGCTTCCAGGCAAAGGCACGCAACAGCAGCAGCACGATGCCGAAAATCACCAGCTGCCAGAAAATCAGGCCTAATTCGGGCGTTACAATTTGCATCGTAGAAACTAGTAGGTAGGAAATAAGAGAATCTGATAACCGAGGCAGGAAAGGCGGAAGTTCCGCCCGTTATGCGCCTACTAACTGGCACCAGAAAAGCCAAGACAGCCCGCTACGCCGTGCGCTGAAGCGACGCGCGCAGCGGGCTGCTCCTGTACTACCTCTATCCCTAGAGTTTGAACGAAATCAGCAGGCAGACTACTACTGCGAACAGAGCCAGACCTTCGATCAGAGCGGCCACGATCAGCATAGCCGTTTGGATCTTGCCCGAAGCTTCCGGCTGACGGCCGATGGCTTCCATAGCCTGACCACCGATGCGGCCGATACCCAGACCAGCGCCCAGAGCAACCAGACCAGCACCGATAGCGGCACCAAATACAGCCAGACCAGCGGCGTTAGCAATCTGCAACAACAGAGAAAGAAGCATAAAAAAATGGTTTGTGGGGAGTGAAAAACAAAAAAATCAGGGGTGGTAAAAGCTTAGTGAGCGTGAGCATGGGCCGGCTCGGCACCATCGCCACCACCCATCTGGTAATCCGCATCGTGGTGTTCCTCTACCGCACCACCGATGTACATGGCCGTCAGCAGGGTGAAGATGTAGGCCTGCAGAATGGCTACCAGCAATTCGAGCATGTTAATGAACAGACCGAAAGCCAGCGTTACGGGGGCTACACCAATATTGCGGAAAATGAAGATGAGCGAGATAAAGCTCAGAATTACAATGTGGCCGGCCGTGATGTTGGCAAACAAACGCACCATCAGGGAGAAGGGCTTCACGAAGATGCCGATGATTTCTACCGGAATCATGATGGGCAGCAGGGCCTTCGGTACGCCGGGGGTAGCGAAGATGTGGTGCCAGTAGTTCTTGTTGGAGCTGAACAGGGTGATGAGCAGGGTCAGCACGGCCAGGGTCAGCGTCACGGCAATGTTGCCGGTAAGGTTAGCGCCACCGGGTACCAGACCCAGCAGGTTGTTGAACCAGATAAAGAAGAACACCGTCAGCAGGTAGGGCATATAGCGCTCATACTTCGGGCCGATAGACTTCTTAGCTACCTCGTCGCGAACAAAGACGATAATAGGCTCAAAGAAGGATTGGATGCCTTTGGGAGCCCCCGAGCCGCGCTTGGCATAGCCCCGAGCCACGGAGGTAAACACGAGCAAGAGCAGCGCTGCGCTCAGCATCAGGGAGGCTACGTTCTTGGTAATCGAGAAATCGTACACCTTGCTGCCATCCTCTGACACTAGGTGCTCATGCTCCAGCTTCAGGCCCTCGTAGGTTTTACCCTCGGCCAGCTGTGAGGAAGAGAATACGCTTAGGCCTTTACCGGGCCGGAAGGCAATAACCGGAAGCGGAAGGGTCAGGTGCGTGCCGTGCTCTTCATCGCCCAGGGTAGCGAAATGCCACTCATGTGCATCGCCAATGTGATGCAGAATCATGTCGCCTGGGCTGAAGGCCTCCTTATCCGTGGCTTCCTCCTGCGTAGAGGTCGGTTCGTTGGCGTACACCGAGAACGAGAACAGGCACAAGAGAGCTAAAAGTAAGCGCTTCATTCAGAGGGGGTTAGGGACATTTTCACAAAATCTTCATTTTGTGGTTTCACCCGGTTTTGAAAACGGGCGCAAGTTAGTCAGAACGCTCCAGACTTCAAACCCAGTAAAGAGAAAATACAACAGGAAGAAGCTGCCCAAAAACGCCCACTGCCCGTTGCCTTCCCGGCCTCCGCCAGCAAAAAGGTACACTAGCACCAGCGTAAGCGACAAAAGCAGGCGTGCAACCATGCTCCCGAAATACGCGACCATAAAGTTTTGTGCGTTGGCTTGCACCAGCTTTGCCGTAATCCAATAGGTCAGCAAGGTGAGCAGAGCAAAAAAGCTGAAGGTGTACACCGTAAACGGATGCACAATGCGCGGGCCAAACTGGGAGTAAAGAGCATAGAGCGCAAACCCGAGTAGCAGGCAGAAGAGCAGGTAGGGACGGAGAAAGGGTTTCAAGGCAAGTGAAGGGTAGGGTGCGTATGGCTGATGTAGCGGAGCAAATGCGGGACT is a genomic window containing:
- the atpG gene encoding ATP synthase F1 subunit gamma, whose product is MASLKEVRSRITSVQSTQQITKAMKMVAAAKLRRAQDNILRMRPYAQRLNSILGNLTALAGEDVVSEYGVVRDVRRVLIIAITSDRGLAGAFNSNIFKGVNAVLQDRYATQAAAGNVTVLAIGRKAHEYFGKRLPLLGNYQHVFGKLSFDTVREAAEQAMDGFRAGQYDEVVMVYNEFKNVATQIVRTEQLLPLVPAEQPVGASAASNVDYIFEPSKEEIVRTLIPQSLKVQLYKAVLESNASEHGARMTAMDKATDNAGELLKQLKLTYNRTRQAAITTEILEIVGGAEALAAGR
- the atpA gene encoding F0F1 ATP synthase subunit alpha: MAEVRPDEVSAILREQLSNFKTEAELEEVGTVLQVGDGVARIYGLGKAQSGELLEFENGLQALVLNLEEDNVGAVMLGDYSEIREGATVRRTNKIASIQVGDGIIGRVVNTLGQPIDGRGPIQGATYDMPLERKAPGVIYRQPVNEPMQTGIKAIDAMIPIGRGQRELIIGDRQTGKSTVALDAILNQREFYERGEPVFCIYVAVGQKASTVAQVVNALTKGGAMDYTVVVSASASDPAPMQFFAPFTGAAIGEFFRDTGRPALVVYDDLSKQAVAYREVSLLLRRPPGREAYPGDVFYLHSRLLERAAKINASDAIAQDMNDLPESIKPLVKGGGSLTALPIIETQAGDVSAYIPTNVISITDGQIFLETNLFNSGVRPAINVGISVSRVGGNAQIKSMKKVAGTLKLDQAQFRELEAFAKFGSDLDASTKLTIERGRRNLEILKQPQFSPQKVEDQVAIIYAATNGLLDLVPVNRVREFEKEFTQVMNTRHPEVLKGLKAGKLDDETTGAIRQVAKDLSAAYATK
- the atpH gene encoding ATP synthase F1 subunit delta, with product MSELRVASRYAKSLLDLAEERGTLEQVKQDMDLFTKVLDENRDLRLLLRNPIVKHDKKLAILNAVFTGKVSELTSKFFTIITQKNRESALEFIGSEFQRQYNQLRGVQLAEVTTATPLDAPTRLQVVQLVRQQTGQQQVTLTEKIDPSLIGGFVLRIGDRLIDDSVSYRLRKLRTEFSKNPYQSQL
- a CDS encoding F0F1 ATP synthase subunit B encodes the protein MQIVTPELGLIFWQLVIFGIVLLLLRAFAWKPILSSLKERESSIEGALRMADQAKLEMQQLKAGNEKLLAEARMERDRILKEATDVSNQLIEQAKNKATEEGSRMILQAREAIQNEKNAALAEVKNTAAKLSIDIAERILRRELADQPAQQQLVDSYLQEVKLN
- the atpE gene encoding ATP synthase F0 subunit C, coding for MLLSLLLQIANAAGLAVFGAAIGAGLVALGAGLGIGRIGGQAMEAIGRQPEASGKIQTAMLIVAALIEGLALFAVVVCLLISFKL
- the atpB gene encoding F0F1 ATP synthase subunit A — protein: MKRLLLALLCLFSFSVYANEPTSTQEEATDKEAFSPGDMILHHIGDAHEWHFATLGDEEHGTHLTLPLPVIAFRPGKGLSVFSSSQLAEGKTYEGLKLEHEHLVSEDGSKVYDFSITKNVASLMLSAALLLLVFTSVARGYAKRGSGAPKGIQSFFEPIIVFVRDEVAKKSIGPKYERYMPYLLTVFFFIWFNNLLGLVPGGANLTGNIAVTLTLAVLTLLITLFSSNKNYWHHIFATPGVPKALLPIMIPVEIIGIFVKPFSLMVRLFANITAGHIVILSFISLIFIFRNIGVAPVTLAFGLFINMLELLVAILQAYIFTLLTAMYIGGAVEEHHDADYQMGGGDGAEPAHAHAH